The Bos indicus x Bos taurus breed Angus x Brahman F1 hybrid chromosome 3, Bos_hybrid_MaternalHap_v2.0, whole genome shotgun sequence genome includes a window with the following:
- the GUCA2A gene encoding guanylin has protein sequence MNTFLLSALCLLGAWATLTGGVIVKDGDFSFSLESVKKLKDLQELQELQEPRIPRNPGGHIASNLCSLPTFPEELKPLCKESNAQEILDRLGAIAADPSTCEICAYAACAGC, from the exons ATGAACACCTTCCTGCTGTCCGCCCTGTGCCTCCTTGGAGCCTGGGCCACCCTGACAGGAGGAGTCATCGTGAAG GATGGAGACTTCTCCTTTTCTCTGGAGTCGGTGAAGAAGCTCAAGGACCTCCAGGAGCTCCAGGAGCTCCAGGAGCCTAGGATCCCTAGAAATCCTGGTGGACACATCGCTTCCAACCTTTGTAGCTTGCCTACTTTTCCCGAAGAACTCAAGCCTCTTTGCAAGGAGTCCAACGCCCAGGAGATCCTGGACAGGCTGG GGGCCATCGCGGCGGATCCAAGCACGTGT